DNA from Agathobaculum sp. NTUH-O15-33:
ACGGCGGCGACGCGCCCACGCCCGAAGCGTGATTTGGACGCTTGACTTCGCTTGCCTCCTCTGCTATACTAAAGGCACGACAAGACAGGGGTGCCGCCACCGGCGGCTGAGAAATACCCTATGAACCTGATCCGGGTCATGCCGGCGGAGGGAGTCCAAATAAACAGCAAGGCGCGTTTCATTTTTGCGCTGCGTCAGCTTTTTTGAACGCCCCCGGCCGCATGGCCGGGGGCGTTTTTCCGTCTTGCGGTCAATCGAAGGGGAGGAATATAGAAATGACTGAAACAAAAAGCATGAGCCATATCCACGTGCTCGTCGAGTGCGCGCTGATGGTGGCGCTCGGCACGGTGCTGATGATGGTAACGCTCTTCAAAGCGCCCAACGGCGGCTCGGTCACCTTGCTGAGCATGCTGCCGTTCGTGCTGGTATCGTTCCGGCACGGCACGAAATGGGGGCTGCTCACCGGCTTTGCCTGCGCGCTGATGCAGATGCTCACCGGCTGGGCCACGCCGCTTTCCGGCACCGTTCTGGCCTATTTCGGCATGATTATGCTGGACTATGTGCTCGCGTTCACGCTGCTGGGCACGGCAAACGTGTTTGCAAAGCCGTTTAAAAACCGCATGCTCGGCATCGGCGTGGGCACGGCGGCCGTGTGTCTGATCCGCTTCTGCTGCTCGTTCGTCTCCGGCTTTCTGATCTGGGACAGCCTAGCGCTGAGCGGCTGGGGCGCGGTGACGTTTTCGTTTAGCTATAACATCGCCTACATGCTGCCCGAAACCATTCTGACCACGGTGGCGGCGGTCATCCTGTATAAGGTCGCGCCCCGCCTGTTTGGGAGCGAAGCATAACACCACGCGTCAATCATGACAGGGGTGCGACGAAACGCGTTTCGTCGCACCCTCTTTTTATCGCCGTAAATGGTGCAGCAAATACCGGCGCAGGCGGCGCTCCCAGCCGGTTTCGGAGGTCCAGCCATCCGGTTTTCGCTGCACCGCTT
Protein-coding regions in this window:
- the thiT gene encoding energy-coupled thiamine transporter ThiT, whose product is MTETKSMSHIHVLVECALMVALGTVLMMVTLFKAPNGGSVTLLSMLPFVLVSFRHGTKWGLLTGFACALMQMLTGWATPLSGTVLAYFGMIMLDYVLAFTLLGTANVFAKPFKNRMLGIGVGTAAVCLIRFCCSFVSGFLIWDSLALSGWGAVTFSFSYNIAYMLPETILTTVAAVILYKVAPRLFGSEA